A single region of the Mercenaria mercenaria strain notata chromosome 6, MADL_Memer_1, whole genome shotgun sequence genome encodes:
- the LOC128558119 gene encoding uncharacterized protein LOC128558119 isoform X2, whose product MRVALISMICFNFVYTSNALSVEERLLELERVVKLQGDILDKHQETIRDQNVIIKSFENENKELKLRVQTLENDRAKHEEGSKTDVATSYREVLGNMGNRWKAFNEEKAKDVNDISKRDNAAGNGYIQTSNRSHMVKRESPNIAFHAYMTGQKCFHEQQLMVFNREVVDEGDGYSETDGIYVVPVTGTYVFTWTVFSQKYVWFRADIIIDGVSKGWILADSDNDQATGIVIARVNAGNHVFIRRDKGDGCNLHDDFARSTFSGWKLF is encoded by the exons ATGAGAGTAGCTTTAATCTCTATGATATGCTTTAATTTCGTTTATACTTCAAACGCTTTGTCTGTAGAAGAACGTTTATTGGAACTGGAACGTGTTGTGAAGCTTCAAGGTGACATCCTTGATAAACATCAGGAAACAATTCGGGATCAAAACGTTATCATTAAAAGTTTTGAGAATGAAAACAAGGAATTAAAACTGCGTGTGCAAACCCTTGAAAACGATAGGGCAAAACATGAAGAGGGGTCAAAGACTGATGTGGCCACATCATATCGTGAGGTATTGGGTAACATGGGAAACCGTTGGAAAGCTTTTAATGAAGAAAAGGCAAAAGATGTAAATGATATAAGTAAGCGAGATAATgcagcaggtaatggatacattCAAACATCAAACCGGAGCCACATGGTGAAAC GAGAATCTCCTAACATCGCGTTCCATGCGTACATGACTGGACAGAAATGCTTCCACGAACAACAACTGATGGTATTTAATCGGGAGGTGGTGGATGAGGGAGATGGATATAGCGAAACGGATGGAATATACGTCGTACCTGTTACCGGAACATACGTGTTTACCTGGACAGTATTTTCTCAGAAATATGTGTGGTTTAGAGCAGATATTATCATTGACGGAGTGTCAAAGGGTTGGATTCTTGCTGACAGCGACAACGACCAGGCCACTGGAATAGTCATTGCCCGAGTAAACGCAGGAAACCACGTATTTATACGAAGGGATAAAGGAGACGGTTGCAACCTTCATGATGACTTTGCCAGATCGACATTTTCAGGCTGGAAACTGTTTTAA
- the LOC128558119 gene encoding uncharacterized protein LOC128558119 isoform X1 codes for MRVALISMICFNFVYTSNALSVEERLLELERVVKLQGDILDKHQETIRDQNVIIKSFENENKELKLRVQTLENDRAKHEEGSKTDVATSYREVLGNMGNRWKAFNEEKAKDVNDISKRDNAAGNGYIQTSNRSHMVKRLRTQFHLPFTYDKDDLGRILGGESPNIAFHAYMTGQKCFHEQQLMVFNREVVDEGDGYSETDGIYVVPVTGTYVFTWTVFSQKYVWFRADIIIDGVSKGWILADSDNDQATGIVIARVNAGNHVFIRRDKGDGCNLHDDFARSTFSGWKLF; via the exons ATGAGAGTAGCTTTAATCTCTATGATATGCTTTAATTTCGTTTATACTTCAAACGCTTTGTCTGTAGAAGAACGTTTATTGGAACTGGAACGTGTTGTGAAGCTTCAAGGTGACATCCTTGATAAACATCAGGAAACAATTCGGGATCAAAACGTTATCATTAAAAGTTTTGAGAATGAAAACAAGGAATTAAAACTGCGTGTGCAAACCCTTGAAAACGATAGGGCAAAACATGAAGAGGGGTCAAAGACTGATGTGGCCACATCATATCGTGAGGTATTGGGTAACATGGGAAACCGTTGGAAAGCTTTTAATGAAGAAAAGGCAAAAGATGTAAATGATATAAGTAAGCGAGATAATgcagcaggtaatggatacattCAAACATCAAACCGGAGCCACATGGTGAAAC GGTTACGGACACAGTTTCATCTGCCCTTTACATATGATAAAGATGATCTAGGCCGAATATTAGGAG GAGAATCTCCTAACATCGCGTTCCATGCGTACATGACTGGACAGAAATGCTTCCACGAACAACAACTGATGGTATTTAATCGGGAGGTGGTGGATGAGGGAGATGGATATAGCGAAACGGATGGAATATACGTCGTACCTGTTACCGGAACATACGTGTTTACCTGGACAGTATTTTCTCAGAAATATGTGTGGTTTAGAGCAGATATTATCATTGACGGAGTGTCAAAGGGTTGGATTCTTGCTGACAGCGACAACGACCAGGCCACTGGAATAGTCATTGCCCGAGTAAACGCAGGAAACCACGTATTTATACGAAGGGATAAAGGAGACGGTTGCAACCTTCATGATGACTTTGCCAGATCGACATTTTCAGGCTGGAAACTGTTTTAA
- the LOC128558120 gene encoding uncharacterized protein LOC128558120 codes for MSANSICILCCCCIFIYSSNALSVEERLLELERVVKLQGDILNKHEKTIQDQNVIIKSYENENNELKLRVQTLENDRGKHEEGSKANDVTSYREVLGSIENRWKALGVEKSKYVSDVNQRVGNGYIRTSNRSHMVKRESPNIAFHTYVTGKRCFMEQQLIVFDTEVVDEGDGYSKTDGIYVVPVTGTYVFTWTVFSQNHQWFRADIIIDGVSKGWILADSDNDQATGIVIARVNAGNHVFIRRDKGDGCNLHDDLTRSTFSGWKLF; via the exons ATGAGTGCAAATTCGATCTGtatattatgttgttgttgtattttcattTACAGTTCAAACGCCTTGTCTGTAGAAGAACGTTTATTGGAACTGGAACGTGTTGTGAAGCTTCAAGGTGACATCCTTAATAAGCATGAGAAAACAATTCAGGACCAAAACGTTATCATTAAAAGTTATGAGAACGAAAACAATGAACTGAAACTGCGTGTGCAAACTCTTGAAAATGATAGGGGAAAACATGAAGAGGGATCAAAGGCTAATGATGTCACATCATATCGAGAGGTATTGGGTAGCATTGAAAACCGTTGGAAAGCTTTAGGCGTAGAAAAGTCAAAATATGTCAGTGATGTAAATCAACGAGTTGGTAATGGATACATTCGAACATCAAACCGGAGCCACATGGTGAAAC GAGAATCTCCTAACATCGCATTCCATACTTATGTTACTGGAAAGCGTTGCTTCATGGAACAGCAGCTGATTGTCTTTGATACAGAAGTGGTGGATGAGGGAGATGGATATAGCAAAACGGATGGAATATACGTCGTACCTGTTACCGGAACATACGTGTTTACCTGGACAGTATTTTCTCAGAATCACCAGTGGTTTAGAGCAGATATTATCATTGACGGAGTGTCAAAGGGTTGGATTCTTGCTGACAGCGACAACGACCAGGCCACTGGAATAGTCATTGCCCGAGTAAACGCGGGAAACCACGTATTTATACGAAGGGATAAAGGAGACGGTTGCAACCTTCATGATGACCTTACCCGATCGACATTTTCAGGCTGGAAACTGTTTTAA